From the genome of bacterium, one region includes:
- the iolM gene encoding scyllo-inosose 3-dehydrogenase, whose product MKGLQFAAEWAPRPDYRVSEFEERTGKAVTGSSVWRHPSLGLVDVAEPPLGPQDVRLRPRACGVCGSDVHFLETDRDGYILYPGLTKFPVVIGHETSGQVVEVGAEVTDLRAGDLVTVEEMIWCGHCIPCRNGWPNQCENLEEIGFTINGAMADQLVVGAKYCWSLGALAEAYGSEDAASEAGALCEPTSVAYNGMFVRGGGFRPGGIVAVFGTGPIGFAAIALARAAGASHVVAFEVSPMRQALARQVGADEVHSPVEVERAGSSPHEVILQASRGRGADMLVEAAGAPTRTVPEMEQALAIGGRIVIIGRAAERAPMYLEHLQTHAGQVFGAQGHSGYGTFQNVIRLMASGRVDLRPIITSRFPLAEARDAVLRASRRQDGKVMVRI is encoded by the coding sequence GTGAAGGGACTGCAGTTTGCGGCTGAGTGGGCCCCCCGCCCCGACTATCGCGTGTCCGAGTTCGAGGAGCGGACCGGCAAGGCCGTTACCGGATCGAGCGTGTGGCGGCATCCCTCGCTTGGACTGGTCGACGTCGCGGAGCCGCCGCTGGGCCCGCAGGACGTGCGCCTGCGGCCGCGGGCGTGCGGAGTCTGCGGGTCCGACGTCCACTTTCTCGAAACCGACCGGGACGGCTACATCCTCTATCCCGGGCTGACAAAGTTCCCCGTCGTCATCGGGCACGAGACGAGCGGCCAGGTCGTCGAAGTCGGCGCCGAGGTGACGGATCTGCGCGCCGGCGACCTCGTCACCGTGGAGGAGATGATCTGGTGCGGCCACTGCATCCCCTGCCGCAACGGGTGGCCCAACCAGTGCGAAAATCTCGAGGAGATCGGCTTCACGATCAACGGCGCGATGGCCGATCAACTGGTGGTCGGCGCGAAGTACTGCTGGTCCCTCGGCGCGCTCGCGGAAGCGTACGGCAGCGAGGACGCCGCCTCGGAAGCCGGGGCGCTGTGCGAGCCGACGAGCGTCGCGTACAACGGGATGTTCGTCCGGGGTGGGGGATTCCGGCCGGGCGGCATCGTCGCCGTGTTCGGCACCGGTCCGATCGGGTTCGCGGCGATCGCGCTGGCCCGCGCCGCCGGCGCGAGCCACGTCGTCGCGTTCGAAGTCAGTCCGATGCGGCAGGCGCTCGCGCGGCAGGTGGGCGCGGACGAGGTGCACAGCCCCGTCGAGGTGGAGCGCGCCGGCTCGAGTCCGCATGAGGTCATCCTCCAGGCGAGCCGCGGCCGGGGGGCCGACATGCTGGTGGAAGCGGCCGGCGCGCCGACGCGGACCGTGCCCGAGATGGAGCAGGCGCTTGCGATCGGCGGCCGGATCGTGATTATCGGTCGCGCGGCCGAGCGGGCGCCGATGTACCTGGAGCACCTGCAGACCCACGCCGGCCAGGTCTTCGGGGCGCAGGGCCACTCCGGCTACGGGACGTTTCAGAATGTCATCCGCCTGATGGCGTCCGGCCGCGTCGACCTCCGGCCGATCATCACGAGCCGGTTCCCGCTCGCCGAGGCCCGCGACGCGGTGCTGCGCGCGAGCAGGCGTCAGGACGGCAAAGTGATGGTCCGCATCTGA
- a CDS encoding Cof-type HAD-IIB family hydrolase: MTDIDGTLVPEDKIVRPGVIDAIRRAQGRGIKVCLATGRPWQATQPFVEAVGADPPVIIYNGGLVYDFTNDRVLWRTALPQAVARAVLPVLRRFPQTSPLLFLHGQVYAERITPETALYAHRDRPLVIQHTPSFQALLDASPDEDPLKMLIVGEPPDLRAIDEALGALPMPVNRVFSQKDYLEILPIGNNKGRALPVLAEAVGVPVGETVAVGDAHNDLAMIQTAGLGVAVETSPPDVIAAAAWTCPPPEEEGLRVVIERLFFHD, from the coding sequence GTGACCGATATCGACGGCACGCTGGTCCCCGAGGACAAGATCGTCCGGCCGGGAGTGATCGACGCGATCCGCCGGGCGCAGGGGCGGGGGATAAAAGTATGCCTCGCGACCGGGCGGCCGTGGCAGGCCACGCAGCCGTTCGTCGAGGCCGTCGGCGCCGATCCGCCGGTCATCATCTACAACGGCGGCCTCGTGTACGACTTCACGAACGACCGGGTCCTCTGGCGGACGGCGCTCCCGCAGGCCGTGGCCCGCGCGGTGCTGCCGGTGTTGCGGCGGTTCCCTCAGACTTCGCCGCTCCTGTTCCTCCACGGTCAAGTGTACGCGGAGCGGATCACGCCCGAGACCGCCTTGTACGCGCATCGGGATCGCCCGCTCGTCATCCAGCACACGCCGAGTTTTCAGGCGCTGCTCGACGCCTCCCCGGACGAAGATCCTCTCAAGATGCTGATCGTCGGCGAGCCGCCGGACCTGCGCGCCATCGACGAGGCGCTCGGGGCGCTGCCGATGCCGGTCAACCGCGTCTTCTCGCAGAAGGACTATCTCGAGATTCTGCCCATCGGCAACAACAAGGGCCGGGCGCTGCCGGTGCTGGCCGAGGCGGTCGGCGTCCCCGTCGGCGAAACCGTGGCGGTCGGGGACGCGCACAACGACTTGGCGATGATCCAGACCGCGGGCCTCGGGGTGGCGGTGGAGACGAGTCCGCCGGACGTCATCGCCGCGGCGGCCTGGACCTGCCCGCCCCCGGAAGAGGAAGGGCTGCGGGTGGTGATCGAGCGGCTGTTCTTTCACGACTGA
- a CDS encoding periplasmic heavy metal sensor: MTNRSKVVASCLALLFFVATPLWGQQSPDPIGDALFAPELVMQNQQAIRLTDDQKSFIIAEIHKAQSQFPELQWRLQGEMETMASLLKQDRVDEQRVQAQLDRVLGLEREIKRAQITLLVRIKNTLTPEQRGRLQEIKKKLQGK; this comes from the coding sequence ATGACAAATCGATCGAAAGTTGTGGCGTCCTGCCTTGCGCTGCTCTTCTTCGTTGCGACCCCTCTTTGGGGGCAACAATCCCCCGACCCGATCGGTGACGCCCTTTTCGCCCCGGAGTTGGTGATGCAAAATCAGCAGGCGATCCGGCTCACCGACGATCAAAAGAGCTTCATCATTGCAGAGATCCACAAAGCGCAATCCCAGTTTCCTGAGTTGCAGTGGCGGCTCCAGGGTGAGATGGAGACGATGGCCTCTCTCCTGAAGCAGGACCGCGTCGATGAGCAAAGGGTTCAGGCGCAACTCGACAGGGTGCTGGGTCTCGAGCGCGAGATCAAACGGGCTCAAATTACCTTGCTGGTCCGCATTAAGAATACGTTGACTCCCGAGCAGCGAGGGCGCCTTCAAGAAATCAAGAAGAAACTGCAGGGGAAATAA